From Candidatus Eisenbacteria bacterium:
CGTAGGAGGGGAACAAGAGGTCGGCGGTATCGCCGGCGCTGTCGCCTGGGGCGGCGACGCGGAGATTCACGGCGACCCAGGCTCCGCGGAGCATGAAGCCGCCCGTCCAGAGGCCCTGGAGCGGCTGCTCTTGTGCCGCGGCGGAATGCGGCGGGGCGCCCGCCAGCAGGAATGCGAGGGGCAGGAGGAATCCGAGACGTAGCCGGGACATGGAGGCGCACATTATAGGGGCATCGCATCCAGGCCATAGGTCCACATTTCTACAGCCACATTCGTTCGAGTCCAGCGGCTCGCCGCGCATCGGCCAGCTGTCCGCGATGCATGTACCAGTGATCGGCGACATACTGCAGACAGAGCCGGTAGGTGCCGAAGGTCCCCTCGAAACCGGCGGGCGCATTCGCGCTGGCTCGGTCCAGGGCGTCCTCGGACAGTGAGTCGACGAGCGCAACCGTCGACTCGCGCACTTCACGGCATTTCGCAAGCACCTCGTCGAACGGAGGATACCGGCTGATGTCGCCGCTCACGTCCGCTCCGTCGAATAGCTCCTCCCACTCCGCCAACGGGTTCGGTTCCCCGAGCATGAATCGGCGGACGACCAAAGCCTCGATGTAAGCCAGATGCCCGAACACCCATAGCGTGTGTGGGCCCCCCTTGGGGGTCGGGAACACCACGCAGTGCTCTCGCATTTCCTCGACGCGAGCCAGGACTCGGTCGCTGCTCTTCTTCAAGTTGTCACGTATGAGCTCGATGGACTGCATGCGATTCAGCGCTCGTAGACCGTTCGCAGCTTGTCGGAGCGGAACCTCCTCGCGGGTCAGCCGTCATGCGGACGGCGATCGTCGGGTGGCTCCCCGCACCTTCCGGCGGACGACGGGCCGGGCCGGCTTGCGCCGCGCCACTTCCTTGAACCCGGCGCGGTCGTACATGGACTTGGCTCCGAACCACATGGAGTCGTCGCTGGATCGGCGGGGCTTGTCCACGGGATAGGCCTCGAGGAGCGTGGCGCCGCGCTTCCGGGCGTACGCGATCGCGCCGCGAAGAAGGGCATGGGCGACGCCCTGCCGGCGATGCGCGGACGGGACGACGAAGCAGATGATCGACCAGACCGGCTTGTCGTCCATGGGCTTCATCACGGGCGACCGCTCCAGCTTGCCGTACTCCTCGCGCGGCCCGAGCGAAACCCACCCGACGGGGACCTTGCCTTGGTATGCGATGAGGCCGGGTGGCTTGCCGGAGTCGACGAGGGCCCTGAGATCGGCGCGGTTGGCCTGCGCGCGGGTCATTCCCCTGGGCGGGGGTGGTGACGCTCCGCTCCGGCGATAGAACATGCACCAGCAGCCGCGGGCGATGGAGCAGCCCCTGGCGTTGAACACGGCCTCGACGTCTGGCCATCGCTCCGGGGTGGCGGGACGGATCGTGAGCTTGGGCACGGGCCCGATCATAGCTCGGGCGTGGCCCCGTGGTCGCGCGGGAGTTTGGTAATCTGGCTGGGTCATGCGGATCGCGACTTGGAACGTGAACTCCCTGAAGGCGCGCCTGGAGAAGGTGCAGTGGTGGCTCGAGCGCGCCCGTCCGGACGTGCTGCTCATGCAGGAGACGAAGCTCGCGGACGCGGAAGCGCCAGTCGCGGCGTTCCGCGCGGCGGGCTACGAGCTGGCCCACCACGGCGAGGGCCGCTGGAACGGCGTGGCCATCGCCAG
This genomic window contains:
- a CDS encoding DinB family protein, whose product is MQSIELIRDNLKKSSDRVLARVEEMREHCVVFPTPKGGPHTLWVFGHLAYIEALVVRRFMLGEPNPLAEWEELFDGADVSGDISRYPPFDEVLAKCREVRESTVALVDSLSEDALDRASANAPAGFEGTFGTYRLCLQYVADHWYMHRGQLADARRAAGLERMWL
- a CDS encoding GNAT family N-acetyltransferase — encoded protein: MIGPVPKLTIRPATPERWPDVEAVFNARGCSIARGCWCMFYRRSGASPPPPRGMTRAQANRADLRALVDSGKPPGLIAYQGKVPVGWVSLGPREEYGKLERSPVMKPMDDKPVWSIICFVVPSAHRRQGVAHALLRGAIAYARKRGATLLEAYPVDKPRRSSDDSMWFGAKSMYDRAGFKEVARRKPARPVVRRKVRGATRRSPSA